The window TCAAACCGTTCAAGCTGGACGAGGTGCGTGAATCCCTCGCCGAAGTCGGCGTCACGGGCCTGACGGTCACCGAAGTGAAAGGCTTCGGGCGCCAGAAGGGCCATACCGAACTCTATCGCGGTGCTGAATACGTGGTCGACTTCCTGCCCAAGGTCAAGATCGAAGTCGTGGTGGACGACAAGGTGGTCGAGCAGGCTGTGGACGCCATCATCAAGGCCGCCCGCACCGGCAAGATCGGCGACGGCAAGATCTTCGTGCAGGAAGTGGAGCAGGTGATCCGTATCCGTACCGGCGAAACCGGGCCGGATGCCGTCTGATCCCGACTTTGCGTCATGCATCACCAGAAACCGGCCACCTGGCCGGTTTTTTTACGTCTGCGGCCAGCGGGGAGGGTGTTGCTGACTGTTGCCCGGGCGTGTCACAGGCTGCGCCAGATTGACACAGCGTGACAAGGGCGCTGGCTGCACAGGCGCGTCCACGCTGGGATTCGTGGCTGGCATGCGATTTGCCATCCAGAGGGATGAAGGTCCGCTGCGGCCATGATGGCGGCGGGATTTCAACCATAACCCCAACGGAGACGACATGAACCTGGCAGACATCAGCAAACTCGGCGTACGCGACCCCTTCAAGCAACGTTACGACAATTTCATCGGTGGCAAATTCGTGCCGCCGGTCAAGGGTGAATACTTCGAGAACATCAGCCCGGTGATCGGACGCGCCTTCTGTGAAGTGGCCCGCTCCAGCGCCGAAGACGTGGAGCTGGCGCTGGACGCCGCCCACGCAGCCAAGAAGAGCTGGGGCAAGACCTCCCCCACCGAGCGCGCCAATATGCTGTTGAAGATCGCCGACCGCATGGAAGCCAACCTGGAGCTGCTGGCCACTGCCGAAACCCTGGACAACGGCAAGCCCATCCGCGAGACCATGGCCGCCGACATCCCGCTGGCCATCGACCACTTCCGCTATTTCGCCGCTGCCGTGCGCACCCAGGAAGGCAGCATCTGCCCCATCGACAATGACACCTACGCCTACCACTTCCATGAGCCTCTGGGCGTGGTCGGCCAGATCATCCCCTGGAACTTCCCCATCCTGATGGCGGTGTGGAAACTGGCCCCGGCGCTGGCCGCCGGCAATTGCGTGGTGTTAAAGCCCGCCGAGCAGACCCCGGCCTCCATCATGGTGCTGATCGAACTGATCGCCGACCTGATCCCGCCGGGCGTGGTCAACATCGTGCAGGGCTTTGGCGTGGAAGCCGGCAAGCCGCTGGCCTCCAACAAGCGTATCGCCAAGATCGCCTTCACTGGCGAGACCACCACTGGCCGCCTGATCATGCAATACGCTTCGCAGAACCTGATCCCGGTGACGCTGGAGCTGGGCGGCAAGTCGCCCAATATCTTCTTCGCCGACGTGCTGGACAAGGATGACGACTTCTTCGACAAGGCCCTGGAAGGCTTTGCCATGTTCGCGCTGAACCAGGGCGAGGTCTGCACCTGCCCCTCGCGCGTGCTGGTGCAGGAATCGATCTACGAGCGCTTCATCGAGCGCGCCTTGAAGCGCGTGGCGGCCATCAAGCAGGGCAATCCGCTGGACAAGAGCACCATGATCGGCGCGCAGGCCTCGCAGGAACAGCTGGAAAAGATCCTGTCCTACATCGACATCGGCAAGCAGGAAGGCGCCAAGGTGCTGGCCGGCGGCGGGCGCGAAGAACTGGGCGGCGACCTGGCCTCGGGCTACTACGTCAAGCCGACCGTGTTCCAGGGCAATAACAAGATGCGCATCTTCCAGGAAGAAATCTTTGGCCCGGTGGTCTCGGTGACCACCTTCAAGGATGAAGAAGAAGCGCTGGCCATTGCCAATGACACGCTGTACGGCCTGGGCGCGGGCCTGTGGACCCGGGATGGCACGCGCGCCTTCCGCATGGGGCGTGAGATCCAGGCTGGCCGTGTCTGGACCAACTGCTATCACCTCTATCCGGCGCATGCGGCCTTCGGCGGCTACAAGCAATCCGGCATCGGCCGCGAAAACCACAAGATGATGCTGGACCACTACCAGCAGACCAAGAACCTGCTGGTCAGCTACAGCCCGAAGGCGCTGGGCTTCTTCTGATCCTTCGCTGGTCTCCTTGCAGCAAGGCAGCTTCGGCGCCGGTCCGCTCTGTGCGGCCGGCGCCGTTTTTATCTGGATCATTGAGGCAGGAGGATGCCGATGACAGCCTTACCCCGCGTCACCGCCACCGACGCTACCGTGGATCTGTTGCGACAGTTGAAGACGCGGCATGGCGCGCTGATCTTTTTCCAGTCCGGCGGCTGCTGCGATGGCAGCGCACCGATGTGCTATCCCGAGGGTGATTTCACCCTGGGCGATACCGATGTCTATCTTGGCGACATCGATGGGGTGCCGTTCTACATCGGCGCTGACCAGTTCGAGTACTGGAAGCACACGCAACTGATCATTGACGTGGTCAATGGCAATGGCGGCATGTTCTCGTTGGAGAACGGCAGCGGCAAGCGCTTCCTGACGCGCTCGCGGCTGTTTACCGATGAGGAGTATGACGCCCTGGCCCCGCTCAGTGCCCGCGTGACTTGAGGCGCCGGTAGATGGTATTGCGCGACACGCCCAGGGCCTTGGCGGCGGCGCTGACATTGCCGGCGTGGGTGCGCAGGGCCCGTTCGATCGCGGCCCATTCATTGTCCTGGATGGACAGGCAATCGCTGCGCACGGCGTGCATGGTGTGCATGCCGTCGTGTAGCGCACCGGGTGCGCCTGCCTCTTCCAGGAAATCATCGGGCAGGTGATGCGGACCGATGGCCTCTTCGCCTTCGGCCATGGCCAGCGACGTGCGGACCAGGTTGGCCAGCTGGCGCAGGTTGCCGGGCCAGTGGCTGGCCAGCAGCAGCGCCTGTGCTTGCGCGTCGAAGCGCGGCGCGTGGGGGCCGCCTTCGTCTTCCAGGATGCGTTCGATCAGCTGGGGGAGGTCGCTGCGGTCCCGTAGCGCCGGCAGCTTCACCTGCAAGCCATTGATGCGGTAGTACAGATCTTCGCGGAAGGCATGGCGCGCGGCCATCTCGCGCAGCGGCTGATTGGTCGCGCAGACCAGTGCGAAATCCACCGGGATGACGCGCTGGCTGCCCAGCGGCGTCACGGCGCGTTCCTGCAGCACGCGCAGCAGCCGGCCTTGCAGGGCCAGGGGCATGTCGCCGATCTCATCCAGGAACAGGGTGCCGCCGTGCGCCTGGGCGATCTTGCCCAGCGCACCCTTGCGCCGTGCGCCAGTGAAAGCGCCGTCTTCATAGCCGAACAGTTCGGCTTCGATCAGGTTTTCCGGGATGGCCGAGCAGTTCACTGCGACGAAGGGGGCCGCGCCTGCGCGGTTCTGGCGGGCGCCAAAGCGTGCACTGTCGCCATGGATGGCTTGCGCCAGCCATTCCTTGCCGGTGCCGGTCTCGCCGGTGATGAGGATGGGGATGTCGCGGTCGATCACCCGGCGCAGCTTGGCAATGATGGCGCTCATGCGTACGTCCCCGGTATCGAGCGCCTGCAGGTCCGGTCGCCGTTGGTGGCGCGCGCGCTGTTGGGGCGGCGACGGCGGCGGGGTGGTGGTATTGGGCGCAGGCGGGAGCAGGCCGGGCGCATCGATGACGGCCTCGCGCGCGGCCTGGAAATGCTGGTCGCGCAGGCGCAATTCGGCGCGGCCATGGATGCGGATGCCATTGTGCAGGCACAGCTCCAGCAGGCCCGGGGCGGCCTTGCGATGATGCTCGAACAGCAGCGACAGCGGCACCCCGAACAGTGAAGCGAAGGTATGCGATTGCAACGCCGCCAGGGTCAGGCCCAGCTGGAACTGCGCGCTGCGATTGGCCGCCAGGAAGCGACCGCCCGGCGTGAAGCTGACGATGCCTTCGACCAGCGTGCCGACGAATTCGGCGCGGCTGTGGAAATGCAGGGTGATGCAATCAGGAAAGCTGCCGGCCAGCAGGTGATTCTCGATCATCTGCGCCGACATGCGCACCAGCGCCATGGTGTGCTTGTGGAAACTGCCGCATTCACCCGAGACATCCAGCACCCCCAGCACCTGGCCGCGATGGTCGAAGATGGGGGCGGCCGAGCAGGTCAGGAAGCGATTGGCGTCCAGGTAATGCTGCTGGGCGTGTACGGTAGTGGGCTTCTGCTCGAACAGCGCTGTGCCGATGGCGTTGGTGCCGCGCAGTTGCTCGGACCAGCGCCCTCCCGGCCCAAGGGCGACGCGATCGGCCTTGGCCAGGAAATCGCTGTCGCCGAGGGTATGCAGGATGGTGCCTTCTGCATCCGACAGGATCACCATGCTGTGGGTATTGCGGATCTGGTCGTAGAGGGTTTCCATGACCGGGCGGGCGTGGCCGGAGAGGGTCTGGTTGGCTTCGAGGGTCTGCGCCAGGTCGGCGCGCGAGAGCGAGTCGAGGTCGGGCCGCTGGCCGCGCATGATGCCGTAGGACGAGCTGCGCTGGTGAGAGCGCTCGATGGCCTGCAGATCCGGCACGCCATCGGTGCTGGCCTGCACAAGCGGCGAGGTGCCCAGCAATGCACCGGCGCTGGGCCGGTTTGCCTGGTATTGCATCCTTGTCTCCTTGGGACCTCTGGCGGTCCTTGTTCCCCCTTGTGGTGACTTTCTTCTCTGTTGGGAAGCTGAGGGTGAACTAGCATAACCGATTAATGCGGCAGCCGGACAAATTGAAACAGCATTTGCAGGGCCGTCCAAGTGAAGGCAGAATACTGTATATAAATACAGTATTGTTGAGCTTCCGGTGGCCTCCTTCCCCAAATTTCCACAGGGCATCGCCCAGCCTTTCCCGACCCAGCCAGCGCCCACGGCAGAGGACGATCCTACCCTCACGCCTGCGACCTTCATCCATCGCAGCCAGGTAGCCCAGAAGGGCCGGGGTGCGGTCACCAACCTGCGGGGGCGCTATGAATCGGTGAGCCGGGAAGAGTTCGATGATGGCTGGCAGCCCATGCGCTGGGCCGAGGGAGAGGGTGCTGCCGCGCTTGAGCAGGACGAGGAGCCGGCGCGCCTGAAGACCATCGTCACCGAAGAAACCGCCAAGTCCATCATCAGCCGCAATACTTCGCCGGACCTGCCGTTCTCGCTGTCCCTGAATCCCTACCGGGGCTGCGAACATGGCTGCATCTACTGTTTTGCCCGTCCATCGCACAGCTACCTGGGGCTTTCGCCAGGCCTGGACTTCGAAAGCCGGCTGGTGGCCAAGACCAATGCGCCCGAGCTCTTGTTGCGCGAGCTGGCCAAGCCCTCCTACCAGCCCGACACCATCACCGTGGGCATCAATACCGACGCTTATCAGCCCATCGAGCGCGAACGCCAGCTGACCCGGCGCATTCTGCAGATCCTGCACGATTGCGAAAACCCGGTTGCCATGATCACCAAGTCCGCCCTGATCGAGCGCGACATCGACTTGCTGGCCGCCATGGCCGCCAAGGACCAGGCCATCGTGGCCGTCACCATCACCACGCTCGATCCCGCCATCGCCCGCACGCTGGAGCCGCGCGCGGCCAGCCCGGCGCGGCGCTTGCGGGTGATCCGCACCCTAGCCGAGGCGGGCATCCCGGTGAGCGTGTCGATTGCGCCGGTGATTCCCTTCGTGACCGAACCTGATCTGGAGCGGGTGATGGAGGCGGCGGTAGAGGCGGGCGCACGCCAGGCGGGTTATATCGTGCTGAGGTTGCCGTGGGAGGTCAGCCCGCTATTCCGGCAATGGCTGCAGGCGCATTTCCCCGACCGGGCGGCGCGGGTGATGAATCGCATCCAGGACATGCGCGGCGGCAAGGATTACGACGCCGATTTCGCCACCCGCATGCGTGGTACGGGCGTGTGGGCCGACCTGTTGCAGCAGCGCTTCGAGAAAGCCAGCCGCCGCCTGGGCATCCATCATCGCAACCGGGCGTTTGCTACGCTGGATGCGAGCTGCTTCAAGCGGCCGCAGTGGGCGCCCCAAGCGCCGCGGCAGCCAGCCAGGTCGGACGGGCAGATGGATCTGTTCTGATGCGCAGCTTGCCGGTGGCCGATGGCGGTTCGGTCAGGCCCGCTCGCTGGACTTGAGCAGCACTACCAGCGCCCCCGCGCCACCGTCGGCCGCGCGGGCCTGGCAGAAGGCCATGACTTCATCCTTCTGGGCCAGCCAGTTGCGCACCTTGTGCTTGAGTACCGGCTCCTTGTTGACCGAGCCCAGGCCCTTGCCATGGATCACCCGCACGCAGCGCAATCCGCGCCGACGCGACTGGCGCAGGAATTCACCCAGCGCCTCGCGGGCCTGGTCGCGCCGGTAGCCGTGCAGGTCGAGCTGGGCCTGGATCACCCAGTTGCCGCGCCGCAGCTTGGAGAGCACGTCCATGCCCACGCCAGGGCGGGCGAAACTGAGGTTTTCGTCGCTGTCCATCAGTGTGTCGATGGTGAATTCGTCGGAGAGCGACTCCAGCAGCGCCGCCTGCTCATCGGCCAGGTGCTGGCGCGGGATGGGCAGGGGAGCGTCGGGCAAGTGAAGCGCCTTGTCGATGGCCTTGCTGCGCAGCGGCGCGATCTGGCCGATGCTGTTGCGGAAGAGGTTGGCCTCTTCGCGGATCGCTGCTTCCTGGCGCGCGCGCTCGGCCAAGGCCAGCGCACGCGCTTTTTCCTGCTCTTGCAGGTCGCGGCGCAATCCCTTGAGCGCCGCAAAATCCTTCATAGTCGCCATGACAGCCACCCCAACCCTGTAGCGAATTTGTCCCTGAGCGGGCTACTGTAGCAGAAGCTGGCGCAGTCTTCAGCCGCAGGCCAGCTTGATGATGACGCCGCCCGGATCGACGTGGATGTTGAGCCGGCGCGGATTGAAGTCCATCGTGGCCGCGTCGCCGGGCTTGAGCACCCGTGTTTCCTGGGCGCCGGACTCGGCCGCCGCCTGGCGTTCCACATAGCCGCTCAGGTCTTCGCCTATCCAGCGCTGGACCTTGCCGGCGTCGCACTGGCTGGCGGCAGCATCGGCCGGATCGGCGGCGGCAGTGGCCTGCGGCTCGCGCGAGGCGCTGCAGGCGGCCAGGATGCCGCCCAGGGCCAACAGGGCGAGAGCGACGGTGATGGCGGACGCGGAACGGGGCACGTTGTTTTCCTTGGGGAAAGAGGGAGTTGCCGGATTGAAAACAAAAAAGCCGGGACGATCTCCTCGTCCCGGCCCTTGGATGCTCCGTCGCGCTGCGAGTTCTCGCAGCGCAGCAAGATTATTCCAGTCCTTCCAGGTAGCGCTGTGCATCCAGCGCGGCCATGCAGCCGGTGCCGGCGCTGGTGATGGCCTGGCGGTAGACGTGGTCCTGCACGTCGCCAGCGGCGAAGACGCCGTCGATGCTGGTAGCCGTGGCAAAGCCTTCGGTGCCGGTGCGGGTCTTGAGATAGCCGTTCTGCATCGACAACTGCCCTTCGAAGATGCTGGTGTTGGGCTTGTGGCCGATGGCGATGAACAGGCCGTGCACTGGAATCTCGGTGATGGCATCGTCCTGGGTGGACTTGATCTTGATGCCGGTCACGCCGCTGTCGTCGCCGACCACTTCATCCAGGGTGTGGTGCCACTGGATGGCGATCTTGCCTTCGCTGACCTTGTGCAGCAGGCGGTCGATCAGGATGGGCTCGGCGCGGAACTTGTCGCGACGGTGGATGATGGTGACCTTGCTGGCGATGTTGGAGAGGTACAGCGCCTCTTCCACGGCGGTGTTGCCGCCGCCGACCACGGCCACTTCCTTGCCGCGGTAGAAGAAACCGTCACAGGTGGCGCAGGCCGACACGCCACGGCCCATGAAGGCTTGCTCCGAGGGCAGGCCCAGGTATTGCGCCGAGGCGCCGGTGGCGATGATGAGGGCGTCGGCCGTGTACTCGCCGCTGTCGCCGATGAGGCGGAAAGGGCGCTCCGACAGCTTGGTGGTGTGGATATGGTCGAAGATGATCTCGGTCTTGAAACGCTCGGCATGCTGCAGCAGGCGCTGCATCAGCTCGGGGCCTTGCACGCCCAGCGGGTCGCCCGGCCAGTTTTCGACGTCGGTGGTGGTCATCAGCTGGCCGCCTTGCTCCACACCGGTGATGAGCACCGGGTTGAGGTTGGCGCGCGCGGCGTAGACGGCGGCGCTATAGCCGGCGGGGCCGGAGCCGAGAATCAGGACCTTGGCGTGTTTGGGCGTCGTGCTCATAAGCTACTCTTCGTATGTTGTGGGTTCGCCTCCCTAGCTTGAGGCGTGACCCGGGATTTCAATTCCTGACCACGGGCGGACTGCGCAGCCATTCAGGAGACGGGATTCACACGGGCAAACGGACAAACGGATTGCCGCGCTGCAAAACGGGTAAGATTATAGTCCAAGCCCTCCTGCGGGCCGATGGAATTACGCTATGCCGGCGATAGCCGCAGGGGGCCGCGCAGGCAACACAGCAACAGAAGAACGATTACCGTCGGCACCGGTCAGTGCAGCGTAGGACGCCTCTGGCCGGTAAAACCGCGAAGCGCCAATTCAATGCCGTTACAATGGCGGCTAGTTTTTTTTGCACGGAAGTTATGTCGAAGACGAGTCAAGCCCACATCCGCAACACCAAGGCGCCGGCGCCCCCCATGCCCAGCCGTCTGGTGCGGCTGTTATCCGAGGCGCGCTGGCTGGCGCTGTCCGCCTTGCTGGTCTACCTGGTACTGATCCTGCTGAGCTATTCCAAGACCGACCCCGGCTGGTCGGTGGCCAGCTCGGTGCCGCGCGTGGGCAACTGGGGTGGTCGCGTGGGCGCCTGGATGGCCGACCTGATGCTCTACATCTTCGGCTTGTCGGCCTGGTGGTGGTGCGTGCTGGCCGCCCGCTCGGTGTGGACCGGCTATCGGCGCCTGTCCAATCGCTTCCTGGTGGCCCAGCCGGTGGAACCTGAACACCAGCAGGAGCCGCTCATCCGCGCCGTCGGCTTCGTCTTCATGCTCACCGGCAGCATGGGCATCGAATTCACCCGCATGCATCGCTTTGCCCCCAAGCTGCCGCACTCGTCCGGTGGCGTGCTGGGCGAGATGATCGGTTCGGCCGTGCAGCCCACCTTCGGTTTCACCGGTTCCACGCTGCTGCTGCTGATGCTGTTCGGCCTGGGCTTCTCGCTGCTGTTCCATGTCTCGTGGCTGGCAGCGGTGGAGCGCATCGGCGGACTCATCGAGGATGGCCTGTTCTGGGTGCGCGACTTCTTCGCCGCCCGGGCTGACCGCAAGGCTGGCCAGGAGGCTGCCGTCAAGCGCGAGGAAACCGTGGTGCAGGAGCGCGCCAAGATCGTCGAAGCGCCGCCCATCCGCATCGAGCCGCAGATCGTGGAGGTGCAGAAATCCGACCGCGTCCAGAAGGAAAAGCAGACCAGCCTGTTCGACGACGTCAGCACCGACCTGCCGCCGCTGTCGCTGCTGGACGAGGCCCCGCCGTCGCAGCAGACGGTGTCGGTGGAAACCCTGGAATTCACCAGCCGCCTGATCGAGAAGAAGCTCTCCGACTTCGGCGTCGAGGTCAAGGTGGTGGCGGCCTATCCCGGCCCGGTGATCACCCGTTACGAGATCGAACCAGCCACCGGCGTCAAGGGCAGCCAGATCGTCAACCTGGCGCGCGACCTGGCGCGTTCGCTGTCGCTGACCTCGATCCGCGTGGTGGAAGTCATCCAGGGCAAGAATTACATGGGCCTGGAATTGCCCAACCCCAAGCGCCAGATCGTGCGCCTGACCGAGATCCTCGGCTCCAAGGTCTACAACGACAGTCATTCCAGCCTCACCGTGGCGCTGGGCAAGGATATCGCCGGCAACCCGGTGGTGGCCGACCTGGCCAAGATGCCCCACCTGCTGGTGGCCGGCACCACCGGTTCGGGCAAGTCGGTGGGCATCAACGCCACCATCCTCTCGCTGCTCTACAAGTCCACCCCGCGCCAGGTGCGCCTGATCCTGATCGACCCCAAGATGCTGGAACTGTCGATCTACGAAGGCATCCCGCACCTGCTGGCGCCCGTGGTGACCGACATGCGCCAGGCTGGCCACGCGCTGAACTGGGCGGTGGAAGAGATGGAGCGGCGCTACAAGAAGATGTCCAAGCTGGGCGTGCGCAACCTGGCCGGCTACAACCAGAAGATCGCCGACGCCGAAAAACGCGGCGAGAAGATCCCCAATCCCTTCAGCCTCACCCCGGACGCGCCGGAGCCGCTGGAGCAGCTGGAAACCATCGTCATCATCATCGACGAACTGGCCGACCTGATGATGGTGGTGGGCAAGAAGGTGGAAGAACTGATCGCCCGTATCGCCCAGAAGGCGCGCGCAGCCGGTATTCACCTGATCCTGGCGACCCAGCGTCCCTCGGTGGACGTCATCACCGGCCTGATCAAGGCCAACGTGCCGACGCGCATCGCCTTCCAGGTCTCCTCCAAGATCGACTCGCGCACCATCCTCGACCAGATGGGTGCGGAAACCCTGCTGGGCATGGGCGACATGCTCTACAACCCGCCGGGTACGGGGCTGCCGGTGCGTGTGCACGGCGCTTTCGTCTCGGACGATGAAGTGCATCGCGTGGTGGAACACCTCAAATCCCAGGGGGAACCGAATTACATCGAGGGCATCCTAGAGGGAGGCGTGCTCGAAGACGCCGACGGCGGCGGCAGCGGTGCTGCGGCTGGTGGAGCCGGCGGCGGCGAGGGCGACGAGATGTACGACCAGGCCGTGGCCGTGGTGCTCAAGCATCGCCGCGCCTCGATCTCGCTGGTGCAGCGCCACCTGCGCATCGGCTACAACCGGGCCGCTCGCCTCTTGGAGCAGATGGAGCAGAGCGGTCTGGTCTCTACCATGCAATCCAATGGCAACCGTGAAATCCTGGTGCCGGCTGGCGCCAGCGATGCGGCCGAATAAGTCGGTCGAATAAGCAGGTCGCCCCCGGCGGCGGCCACCTCAAGAAGGAATCAAATAACATGGACAATTCCAGAAACGCATCTCGCCTGCGCGCCGCGCAAGCGCCTGCCTCCACGCTGCGTCGCCGACTGATGGCCGCCGGCCTGTCGGCCCTGGTCGTGGCCGGCGCCATCACCATCACGGCCTTGACGCCGGGCCGCGCCTCGGCGGCCGCATTGGACCAGTTCAAGCAATTCGTCAGCAGCACCCAGTCCGCCAAGGGGGCATTCACCCAGCGCATGGTCAGGACCGAGAATGGCGCCACCAAGGTGGTCAACACCTCCAGCGGCAGCTTCGTGTTCTCGCGCCCGGGCAAGTTCATCTGGACCTACCAGAAACCGTACGAGCAGGTGATCCAGGCCGATGGCGAAAAACTGTTCATCTACGACAAGGACCTCAACCAGGTCACCACCAAGAAGCTGGGCAATGCGCTCGGCTCTTCGCCAGCCGCCATCCTGTTCGGCAGCAATGACCTGGAAAAGAACTTCACCCTCAAGGAAGCCGGCGACAAGGACGGCCTGGAGTGGCTGGAAGCCGTCCCCAAGAGCAAGGACACCACCTTCGACCGTATCGGCATCGGCTTGAAGAATGGCACGCCGGTGGCCATGGAATTGCATGATTCCTTCGGCCAGGTCTCGCTGCTCAGTTTCGACAGCTTCGAGAAGAATCCGCCGCTGAAGGTCAACAGCTTCAGCTTCACCATCCCCAAGGGCGCGGACGTCTTCAACAACTGAAGCTGTTCTGTCGGGATCGGCTGGCAAGAATGAAGACAGCCCCGCAGGCGTATGCTTGCGGGGCTGTTTTCCTGTTGCCCTGGGTCAGGCCTGCGGCTGTTCCAGCAGCGGCAGCTTGTCCGCCACGTCCTTCCATTTCTCGTGCCCGGGCAGGGGCGGCTTGGCCTGGGTGATGGGCTTCCAGCCCGGCTGCCGGGACAGCCGGGCATTCAATTGCTCGAAGTGCGCCAGGGTCGCCGGCAGGTCGGTCGCGTTGTAGATCGCCCCCACCGGACACTCCGGCACGCACATGGAGCAATCGATGCAGCCGTCCGGGTCGATGACGAGGAAATTCGGGCCTTCCACGAAGCAGTCCATCGGGCAGACGCTGACGCAATCGGTATATTTGCACTGGATGCAGGAATCGGTGACGACGAAGGGCATGGAGAAGGCTTGGTGAAGAAAAAGGCGCAGGCCGCATTCTAACCGCTGGGCCGGATGGCTGCAGGCGTCGCCCATTGCCCCCGGGGCCGCCTGCTGCGTTAGACTACGGCCTTTGGTGAACGCGTCGGGCAATCCGGCGCTGCGCCCGCATCCTGATGAATATGAACTTTATTTCCCCAGCCGCCCTGCAGCGGTCCTGCTTCCTCGTTGCTTCCAGTTCTGTGGAGGAGCGCCCTCATGGCTGACCTGTTCGCCCAAGAGCCCGCCGCGCCGCTGGCCGAAGCGCTGCGGCCCAAGACGCTCGACGAAGTCATCGGGCAGTCGCACCTGCTCGGGGAAGGCAAGCCGCTGCGCCTGGCCTTCCAGTCGGGCAAGCCGCATTCGATGATCTTCTGGGGCCCGCCGGGCGTAGGCAAGACCACGCTGGCGCGCCTGACTGCGACGGCCTTCGAGTGTGAGTTCATCGCCTTGTCGGCGGTGTTCTCGGGTGTGAAGGATATACGCGCAGCCATGGAGCAGGCCGAGCAGAATCTGGCGATGGGCAAGCACACCATCCTGTTCGTCGATGAAATCCACCGCTTCAACAAGTCCCAGCAGGACGCGCTGCTACCCTATGCGGAAAGCGGGCTGGTGACCTTCATTGGCGCGACCACCGAGAACCCTTCCTTCGAGGTCAATTCGGCGCTGTTGTCGCGCGCCCAGGTGTATGTGCTCAAGTCGCTCACCGATGAGGAGCTCAAGCAACTGCTCAAGCGTGCGCAGGACAAGGCGCTGGGTGATCTGCAATTCGACCAGCAGGCCACCGATACGATCATCGGTTATGCCGATGGCGACGCGCGCCGCTTCCTGAACCTGCTGGAGCAGACCGATACGGCAGCGCGCACCACCGGCACGCGCCTGGTGACTGCGGAATTCCTGCAGAATGCGCTGACTCTCAACAGCCGTCGCTTCGACAAGGGCGGCGACAACTTCTACGACCAGATCTCGGCCCTGCACAAGTCGGTGCGCGGCTCCCACCCGGACGCCGCGCTGTACTGGCTGACCCGCATGCTCGATGGCGGCGCCGACCCGCGCTACCTGTCGCGCCGCATCGTGCGCATGGCCTGGGAAGACATCGGCCTGGCCGATCCGCGCGCCATGCAGATCGCCAATGACGCCGCGCTGACCTACGAACGGCTGGGCAGCCCCGAGGGCGAGCTGGCGCTGGGCCAGGCAGTGATCTACCTGGCCGTGGCGGCCAAGAGCAATGCCGGCTACAACGCCTATAACGCCGCGCGCGCCTTCGTGAAGCAGGACAAGAGCCGGGAAGTGCCGGTGCACCTGCGCAATGCGCCGACCAAGCTGATGAAGGAGCTGGGCTATGGGCATGAGTATCGCTATGCGCATGATGAGCCCAATGCCTATGCGGCCGGTGAGACCTATCTGCCGGACGGCATTGAGGAGCCGGGCTGGTATCAGCCGGTGCCGCGCGGGCTGGAAATAAAGATCGGTGAGAAGCTCGCCACTTTGCGCCAGTGGGATGAAGAGGCCCGCAAGGACTAGGCGTCAGTTGACCACGTCGTAACGAACCGACACCTCACCTTTCTTGATCCGCACGGATTGAATGCGGATCTGCCCGATCTCTCCCAGAGCGG is drawn from Herbaspirillum seropedicae and contains these coding sequences:
- the fdxA gene encoding ferredoxin FdxA, whose protein sequence is MPFVVTDSCIQCKYTDCVSVCPMDCFVEGPNFLVIDPDGCIDCSMCVPECPVGAIYNATDLPATLAHFEQLNARLSRQPGWKPITQAKPPLPGHEKWKDVADKLPLLEQPQA
- a CDS encoding I78 family peptidase inhibitor translates to MPRSASAITVALALLALGGILAACSASREPQATAAADPADAAASQCDAGKVQRWIGEDLSGYVERQAAAESGAQETRVLKPGDAATMDFNPRRLNIHVDPGGVIIKLACG
- the trxB gene encoding thioredoxin-disulfide reductase, encoding MSTTPKHAKVLILGSGPAGYSAAVYAARANLNPVLITGVEQGGQLMTTTDVENWPGDPLGVQGPELMQRLLQHAERFKTEIIFDHIHTTKLSERPFRLIGDSGEYTADALIIATGASAQYLGLPSEQAFMGRGVSACATCDGFFYRGKEVAVVGGGNTAVEEALYLSNIASKVTIIHRRDKFRAEPILIDRLLHKVSEGKIAIQWHHTLDEVVGDDSGVTGIKIKSTQDDAITEIPVHGLFIAIGHKPNTSIFEGQLSMQNGYLKTRTGTEGFATATSIDGVFAAGDVQDHVYRQAITSAGTGCMAALDAQRYLEGLE
- the lolA gene encoding outer membrane lipoprotein chaperone LolA is translated as MDNSRNASRLRAAQAPASTLRRRLMAAGLSALVVAGAITITALTPGRASAAALDQFKQFVSSTQSAKGAFTQRMVRTENGATKVVNTSSGSFVFSRPGKFIWTYQKPYEQVIQADGEKLFIYDKDLNQVTTKKLGNALGSSPAAILFGSNDLEKNFTLKEAGDKDGLEWLEAVPKSKDTTFDRIGIGLKNGTPVAMELHDSFGQVSLLSFDSFEKNPPLKVNSFSFTIPKGADVFNN
- a CDS encoding replication-associated recombination protein A; its protein translation is MADLFAQEPAAPLAEALRPKTLDEVIGQSHLLGEGKPLRLAFQSGKPHSMIFWGPPGVGKTTLARLTATAFECEFIALSAVFSGVKDIRAAMEQAEQNLAMGKHTILFVDEIHRFNKSQQDALLPYAESGLVTFIGATTENPSFEVNSALLSRAQVYVLKSLTDEELKQLLKRAQDKALGDLQFDQQATDTIIGYADGDARRFLNLLEQTDTAARTTGTRLVTAEFLQNALTLNSRRFDKGGDNFYDQISALHKSVRGSHPDAALYWLTRMLDGGADPRYLSRRIVRMAWEDIGLADPRAMQIANDAALTYERLGSPEGELALGQAVIYLAVAAKSNAGYNAYNAARAFVKQDKSREVPVHLRNAPTKLMKELGYGHEYRYAHDEPNAYAAGETYLPDGIEEPGWYQPVPRGLEIKIGEKLATLRQWDEEARKD
- a CDS encoding DNA translocase FtsK codes for the protein MSKTSQAHIRNTKAPAPPMPSRLVRLLSEARWLALSALLVYLVLILLSYSKTDPGWSVASSVPRVGNWGGRVGAWMADLMLYIFGLSAWWWCVLAARSVWTGYRRLSNRFLVAQPVEPEHQQEPLIRAVGFVFMLTGSMGIEFTRMHRFAPKLPHSSGGVLGEMIGSAVQPTFGFTGSTLLLLMLFGLGFSLLFHVSWLAAVERIGGLIEDGLFWVRDFFAARADRKAGQEAAVKREETVVQERAKIVEAPPIRIEPQIVEVQKSDRVQKEKQTSLFDDVSTDLPPLSLLDEAPPSQQTVSVETLEFTSRLIEKKLSDFGVEVKVVAAYPGPVITRYEIEPATGVKGSQIVNLARDLARSLSLTSIRVVEVIQGKNYMGLELPNPKRQIVRLTEILGSKVYNDSHSSLTVALGKDIAGNPVVADLAKMPHLLVAGTTGSGKSVGINATILSLLYKSTPRQVRLILIDPKMLELSIYEGIPHLLAPVVTDMRQAGHALNWAVEEMERRYKKMSKLGVRNLAGYNQKIADAEKRGEKIPNPFSLTPDAPEPLEQLETIVIIIDELADLMMVVGKKVEELIARIAQKARAAGIHLILATQRPSVDVITGLIKANVPTRIAFQVSSKIDSRTILDQMGAETLLGMGDMLYNPPGTGLPVRVHGAFVSDDEVHRVVEHLKSQGEPNYIEGILEGGVLEDADGGGSGAAAGGAGGGEGDEMYDQAVAVVLKHRRASISLVQRHLRIGYNRAARLLEQMEQSGLVSTMQSNGNREILVPAGASDAAE